Sequence from the Candidatus Krumholzibacteriota bacterium genome:
GCCAGCCGGGCTACAAACCACTGAAACATATCTGGAGCATGATGATACAGAAAGGCGGTCCGGCACCAGAAGAGTTATGATCGATTCATCGAAAATACGGGGTTTCGTTGTGAACAGGAATACGGCTTACGCTGCCCGTATCCTTGCCATAATGCTGCTCGTTTTCTGCGCCTCCTCCATGATCCGGCCCCTGCTCGACCTGCACATGAAACTCGTCGGCATCAACAACGGATATATCGGCAAGGTCGCCATGATGTGGGAAGCCGGCGCTCTTGTCGCAGCAATGGCCCTGCTCCCTCTGCTCAGGAGGATCAGTTCCCGCAGGCTGCTCATAATATCTCTATTCGTATTCTTCTCCCTTGTCATTACCTCCCCGTTTATCCATAAGACATCAGTCGCTGTCGTGGCTCGCTTCCTGATGGGCTGCATGACGATGCTTATTCATCTGACTTGTATCGCGGGAATACTCAGGATAAACGGCAACCGCAATCACGCGACCGTTCTGGCTGTCATCACCGCTTCGGCCAGTGGAACGAAAGCGCTCGGAACATCGGCACTGGGATTCATAGGTATCGAGGGCAACCTTTCCTTTTTCATTGTAGCTGCCATTCTCGGATTGGCAATACCACTGGCTTGTTCGGGTAATATCCCCAGCACCGGGACCGGTCAACATGATAATACCGGAATGTTCACGTCCCGTGTCTTCCCGCTGGCAGCCGCGTGGCTATTGATACTTGTATTCTGTGTCGGGGCGTGCCGCAATGCTCTCGTGACTTTTCTTCCCATACACGCGATCGAGATAGGATTGCGGCCGGAGACCGGTGCGATGCTGCTTTCTTCTTCATTCCTGGGAGCCCTCCTTCTTGCTATTCCCCTCGGGAAGATCGGTGACACATTCGGACACCGGAGCACTCTCGCCATAACCGCCACCTCGGTAGTAGGAGCATCGATCGTCCTGCTCCGGACCCAGAACCTGATCGGGCTTCTGGTCGCCTCTTCTTTCCTTCTGGGAGGAGGACTGATGGCCATTCGCGACCTCGGTATGGCATTCTGGACCTCCAGGCGCGAGGATAATACCGGCGTTCTGGCATGGTGCTCACTGGCTGGAGGAGTCGGATCGGGCCTCGGAATCTTCGGGACCGGGATGCTGATGGATTCCTTCGGGCCGTCAGCGCTTGGATGGGTTGTTTTCGCGACAGGCATGGTGATTCTTTTCATCGCGATGCGGACCAATAGTCGAAACACTATGGACAGTGGACAGGTAAATCCGGTAGAAATGACTGAAAAGAGGGAGTTTGTCTCATGATCAGCCTGAAACGGCTATCGACCATTACATTGCGGATCCTTCTTGTCTGTATCCTGGTGGTGCTGGTCGTCCGGATGGTCTCCCTCGTTTCGTCCCGCTTGAAACTGAGGCCTTCATACAAAGACGTCAAAGAAATACTGCTGGTCGATTCTCCCTCCGGCGGAAAGCCTGACATCAGTCTCCTGTCGATCCATCCCGCCACCAGCGATCTCTGCTTCCCATATCTCGATGATGTTGTACGGTCCTTAAACATCCGCTTAAACGACATTCTGACAGTAAGCCGGGCGAGGGGCCATGATTTCCGATATGTTTTCCAGGGTGGGTACGGTTCGGGTTTTCTGCGCCTGAATACTGTAGGGA
This genomic interval carries:
- a CDS encoding MFS transporter, which encodes MNRNTAYAARILAIMLLVFCASSMIRPLLDLHMKLVGINNGYIGKVAMMWEAGALVAAMALLPLLRRISSRRLLIISLFVFFSLVITSPFIHKTSVAVVARFLMGCMTMLIHLTCIAGILRINGNRNHATVLAVITASASGTKALGTSALGFIGIEGNLSFFIVAAILGLAIPLACSGNIPSTGTGQHDNTGMFTSRVFPLAAAWLLILVFCVGACRNALVTFLPIHAIEIGLRPETGAMLLSSSFLGALLLAIPLGKIGDTFGHRSTLAITATSVVGASIVLLRTQNLIGLLVASSFLLGGGLMAIRDLGMAFWTSRREDNTGVLAWCSLAGGVGSGLGIFGTGMLMDSFGPSALGWVVFATGMVILFIAMRTNSRNTMDSGQVNPVEMTEKREFVS